The genomic segment CTATCTCGGAGATCGGGGTTAACGGGGCGGCGCCAGCCATCGCGACTGCGATTCATGATGCTACCGGGGTATGGTTGCGCGAGTGGCATTTTACACCGGAGAAGATCTTACGGGGGTTGAATCGCTTCTGATTTAAAGGGGGAGTCTGTCCCCCCATGCCAGGCTCTGTTATCTAAACGGAGCCTGGCCATCAGCTTTAAATCCTGGATCGTACCTGTTGCAAGTCAATCACTCAGCGAGTCGACTGGCGGTGGGTCTGTCCTCAAGAGATAACTATAAGAGAGTCGTCACCATGGAAGCGATGAATGCGTTAAAGGCAATGCGAGGTCCGATTTTAGATATTCTCAAGACTGTGGATTGTCCCGAAGAGATTGAAGCGAATGTTCGGTATATCGAAGATGGCCTGTTACTGGTCAGGGGAGGCCGATTTGAGTGGGTTGGAACCTTCGAGGAGGGGCGTAAGCTAGTCCCGGAACAGGTCAGGATCCGAGATTACCGTGGAAAATTGATGGTTCCGGGGTTTGTGGATACCCATATTCACTATCCTCAGGCAGAGATGGTGGGCGCTTATGGAGAGCAGCTTCTGGAATGGCTGAATAACTATACCTTCCCGGCTGAGCGGCGCTATAAGGATCCAGAGTATGCGAAGGAGATGTCCAGCTTCTTTTTAAAGCAGCTTCTTCGAAACGGTACCACCACGGCTATGGTGTTTGGTACGGTTCATCCGGAATCGATCGAGGCCCTGTTCCATGAGGCTGAAAAACATCATATGCGCCTCATCGCCGGTAAGGTGATGATGGATAGAAATGCCCCGGATTACCTGAGGGATACACCGGAAACCAGCTACCGGGAGAGTAAGGAGCTGATTGAGAAGTGGCATAACAAGGGGCGCCTGCTCTATGCGGTGACCCCCGCTTTGCACCAACCTCCACCCCGGAGCAGCTTGAGGCGGCGAGGCGTCTTAAGCAGGAGTATCCGGATGTCTATCTGCATACCCACCTGAGTGAAAACTTAGGAGAGATAGCCTGGGTGAAGGAGCTCTACCCGGAGCAGAAGAACTATCTGGATGTGTATCATCATCATGGTTTGACCGGGGATCGCAGCGTGTTTGCCCACTGTATCCACCTGGATGAGGATGAGTGGGACTGCATGGCCGAAACCAATTCGACCGCGGCATTTTGTCCGACCTCCAACCTTTACCTGGGCAGTGGTCTGTTTAAGCTTAGAACGGCCTGGGAGAAGAAGGTTCGGGTCGGGATCGGAACCGATATTGGTGCCGGAACCACCTTTAACATGCTACAGACAATGAATGAAGCCTATAAGGTGATGCAGCTTCAGGAGATGAAACTGTCGGCTTTTGAAGCCTTTTACCTGGCAACCCTGGGTGGGGCCAGGGCGCTGTCTCTGGACGATAAGATCGGCAATTTTGAGGTGGGCAAAGAGGCGGACTTTGTGGTGCTGGATCCGGTTTCAACCCCCCTGCAGCAGCTTCGCCACGATAACTCAAAGACTCTTGCAGAGCAGCTGTTTGTGCTGATCACCATAGGGGATGATCGGGGGATCTACCGAACCTATGTGGATGGCCGCCTTGCTTATGAGCGGACTTGAGCTGGATTTATCGCTTTCAGGATAAGTTCTGCTAAAAAGTGACAGCGAGTTGCCAATTGCCGTCAAGCTGCGGCATGCAATCGTTTTCACAAGCCTCAATTGGAGACTGCCTTTTCAGGAAACTGTGAAGGTGGTCTTTTGCTTTTCAGAGCAATTTGTCTAGTATAAGGGCTCCCCATCATCAAGGCAGTGAAGCAAATACCCAGGTATGGGTCGTGACTTTTCTGTATTCAGGAAATCGGTAGTCAATCGGATGATGTTAGATAAAGTACGCCGGCCTGTGTCTGAACTGATGCAGATACAGCCAACCATCATGCATTACGCAAAACTGCTTGCCGGGATCATGCAGCTCGATGTCGAGGTCGTCGATGAAGAGCTGGTCCGGCTTGCCGGAACAGGCCGTTATGATCTGGCCATCGGTGAGCCACTGACGGCAGGCACCCGGGTCCTTCGCCATGTCATGGAGACCAAGCAGCAGAAGCTGCTGCTGGAGCCTACCCGGGATCCGGTCTGCAAAGGATGTAAAAAAATTGAGTGCTGCAACGAGAAAGCGTTTCTCGGAGTCCCGATTATTGTCCAGGGAAGTTGCATCGGTGCTCTGAGCCTGGTTGCCTTTACCGACAAGGCCCGGGATCACTTGCTCGTCAATCAGCAGCTTTTCAGTGATTATATCCGGCATACCTCAGAGATGTTTGTGTCTAAGGTTCTCGAGCAGCGTGCCTATTCGACTCCTCAGGTTCCGCCCCAGGAGCTTCAAGAGCTGTTACGGCTTTTGATCGACAGGGTCGAGCAGGGGGTACTGATCCTCTCACAAAGTGGCCGGGTCGACTATTGTAATCAGGTATTGCTCAACCATCTTGGATGTACCTGGTCTGAGCTGAGTGCCTGTCAAACCCGGGTCCTTCCGACGGCTTACTCCAGCCACCAGGGGGAGGGGGCACAGCATTTTCATATCAGCTTTGAAGAGAAAACCGTGCTGGTCAGTGGTCAGCTACACACTCTGCCAGGTCGGCAGATCCTGGTCATGGCATTGCGCCAGCATCAGCGCTGCGATCGTTTGGATGAGGGGCTGCCCGAACTCTCCTCGGTGATCGGTGAGTGCAGCCAGATGCAAAGACTCAAGCGGATTGTCGCAAGGATCGCATCCAGCCCATCAACCGTGCTGATCCGCGGAGAGAGTGGCACCGGAAAGGAGGTGTTTGCCAAGGCGATCCATGAGCTCAGTGAGCGGCACAACAAGCCATTTATGGCGATCAACTGTGCGGCGATCCCGGACCAGCTTTTGGAAAGCGAGCTGTTTGGCTACGAGAAGGGGGCGTTCACCGGAGCGTCCAGCAAAGGGAAGAAGGGACTATTGCTCTCAGCCGATGGCGGTACCCTGTTTCTGGATGAGATCGGTGACATGTCGCTGCAGCTGCAGGCCAAGCTTCTGAGGGTGCTGGAGGAGCGAGAAGTGATGCCGGTCGGTGCCAGTAAGGCGATCCCAATCAATGTGCGGGTGATCTCGGCGACCAACCGTGATTTTGAGCAGATGATCCTGGGCAATGAGTTTCGTGAGGATCTCTATTACCGGCTCAATGTGATCCCCCTGTATCTACCGCCTCTGCGCGAGCGCTGCGGGGATGTGGCACTGCTGGTGCACCATTTCCTCGATCTGCATGTGCGTAAGATTGGCGGGCATTACCCTGAGATCACGCCGGCGGTGGTTGATCGCCTGTCCGCCTATGAGTGGCCGGGAAATATTCGTGAGCTGAGTAATCTTATCGAATACCTGGTGAACCTGGTGCAGCCGGGAGAGGCTATTGATGTGAGCCTGCTGCCACCTCAGTTTGATCGACTCAGGATCAGCTCCTCACCTGCGACCAGTCAGGGAGCCTCTTCGGTTAGCCTCGAGGAGATGGAGAGAACAGTGATTGTGGAGGCCCTGGCGCGCCACGACAATCGCAAGCAGGCGGCAGAAGATCTGGGGATCGGGATCGCGACCCTGTATCGTAAAATTAAGAAGTATGGCTTGAGTTGACCTCGCAAACAGATTGCCGCAGCCTTTGGTTTGTGGCACTGTCTGCGATAGAGGCTGGTTTTCCCGGTAATCTCGGGGGTTTTTTATGCCAGTCATAGCTTTTTTTTGATGGTCACTATAATAGCCTGTCATTGCTAATATTCGGGCATTTAGCCCCATTCATTTTTGTATTCAAGGGCATACATGGATAAATCAGAGAAGCTGGCCAAGATTAAGCAGGTGGTGGTTTACCTGACAGAAAAATTCCCCAACTGTTTCATTGCACAAGGCGAAGCGAAGCCGCTGAAAATTGGCATTTTTCAGGATCTGGCCGAGCGCCTGAAAGATGAGTCTGAGCTAAGCAAAACAACCCTGCGCGCGGCGCTGCGTCAATACACTTCAAGCTGGCGCTACCTCCATGGCTTAAAAGCCGGTGCAGAGCGTGTGGATCTGGATGGTAACCCTTGTGGCGTATTGACTGAAGAGCATGTTGAACATGCCCAGGCTGCGCTGAAGGAAAGCAAGGATCGCGCCTATGCACGCAAGCGCAAGAATGCGGATGCAGAGAAGGGTGACAAGCCTAAAAAGCGTCCTCAGGGAGCTCGCAACAAGGCAACCCCGCGTCCTGCAAAAAAGGTGGTACCTAAAAAGCCTGTCGATCCGTCAACACTGAGTGTCAATCAGGGCGTACAGGTTCTTGTCGGTAAGTCGCCCGTGCCTGCTACTATTAAAGAGATACAGAAAGATGAATTGCTGGTCCAGCTGAACTCTGGAATGGTTGTCAAGGTCAATTCACAGCACGTAATTCTTTAATATGAAATAGCGGGGGTTCCTGGCTATGACAAAGTGCTTTTTGCGATCACTGGTGATCGTGTGTGGGATTGTTTTATACGGATTTTCAGCTCAGGCAGCGACGCCCCCCTACAAGGAAAGCGCTTTGCCCCACCTGGCACAGGAGCCCCAGCACAGTGCTGAGAGTAAGCGGATAGCGGCTTACTTTACCCGAGTTCACTACAAGCATGTGCTGCTCAATGACGCTCTGTCACAGAAGATTTTTGATCGTTACCTGAATTTCCTCGATTACCGACACTGGATCTTTTTGCAATCGGATATCGATTCATTCAAGGCCTATCGGGATACCCTGGATGATGAGATTGAGCGGGGGCAATTGTCGGGTGCTTATCTGATTTTTAATACCTATATCAAGCGCCGTTATGAGCGCTTGAGTTATGCGCTTTCTCTTCTGGATAAACCCCTGCCACTCAATACTCCGGCCGCCGCCTTTGAGCTGGATCGCGAGAAAGCACCCTGGGCTAAATCCCGAACTGAACTGGATAAGCTCTGGTATAAACGGGTTCGTTATGATGAGTTGAATCTCGCCCTGGCCGGAAAAAAATGGCCCGAGATCCAAAAAATTCTGACCAAGCGCTACAGCAACGCTCTGAAATTTTTGAAGCAGAGTGAGAGTGAGGATGTGTTCTTTGCTCTGATGAGCTCGTTTGCCCACACCATAGATCCACACACGGATTATCTGTCACCGCGCCGCGCCGATCAGTTCAGCTCGAATATGAATATCTCCATCGAGGGGATTGGGGCTGTGCTGCAGGCTGAGGATGACTATACAGTGATCCGCTCCCTGGTTCCCGGGGGA from the Dongshaea marina genome contains:
- a CDS encoding sigma 54-interacting transcriptional regulator, giving the protein MMLDKVRRPVSELMQIQPTIMHYAKLLAGIMQLDVEVVDEELVRLAGTGRYDLAIGEPLTAGTRVLRHVMETKQQKLLLEPTRDPVCKGCKKIECCNEKAFLGVPIIVQGSCIGALSLVAFTDKARDHLLVNQQLFSDYIRHTSEMFVSKVLEQRAYSTPQVPPQELQELLRLLIDRVEQGVLILSQSGRVDYCNQVLLNHLGCTWSELSACQTRVLPTAYSSHQGEGAQHFHISFEEKTVLVSGQLHTLPGRQILVMALRQHQRCDRLDEGLPELSSVIGECSQMQRLKRIVARIASSPSTVLIRGESGTGKEVFAKAIHELSERHNKPFMAINCAAIPDQLLESELFGYEKGAFTGASSKGKKGLLLSADGGTLFLDEIGDMSLQLQAKLLRVLEEREVMPVGASKAIPINVRVISATNRDFEQMILGNEFREDLYYRLNVIPLYLPPLRERCGDVALLVHHFLDLHVRKIGGHYPEITPAVVDRLSAYEWPGNIRELSNLIEYLVNLVQPGEAIDVSLLPPQFDRLRISSSPATSQGASSVSLEEMERTVIVEALARHDNRKQAAEDLGIGIATLYRKIKKYGLS
- the proQ gene encoding RNA chaperone ProQ, with protein sequence MDKSEKLAKIKQVVVYLTEKFPNCFIAQGEAKPLKIGIFQDLAERLKDESELSKTTLRAALRQYTSSWRYLHGLKAGAERVDLDGNPCGVLTEEHVEHAQAALKESKDRAYARKRKNADAEKGDKPKKRPQGARNKATPRPAKKVVPKKPVDPSTLSVNQGVQVLVGKSPVPATIKEIQKDELLVQLNSGMVVKVNSQHVIL